Proteins from a single region of Desulfovibrio sp. JC022:
- a CDS encoding HDOD domain-containing protein: MQEVEQTTTLNPQIKDAAIKYVRNLFSQADDSEFIRMLKKEAFKNVYKKMVVEPDEFMARPRPADIEPWSGAKPDSPQDFLKSKVVLPSLPQVLLEIQKVIKDPDSSADDLAEVLNKDPKLVASILRLANSAMYSFRTEVDTTSRAVALLGFKQASSLALGTVSLSLFKRSEGVQVLQVEKFWKHAIACGVIAQEIAKLAGIQDTERFFVAGMLHDIGLYVIFESDKSLGLELYELARKNGNSLYDAEMELLGFDHAALGGVIIRDWNFPKSLVVAAAAHHNPNKAKKDPDAGIIHVADFISRALGYHLGLSTVLGVLDQEIYESFGLSGDMFVDMVPEVQKMIEEIFEILNPA, translated from the coding sequence ATGCAGGAAGTAGAACAGACGACAACGCTTAATCCGCAGATTAAAGACGCGGCCATTAAATATGTGAGAAATCTTTTCAGTCAGGCTGATGACTCTGAGTTCATTCGGATGCTGAAAAAGGAAGCATTCAAGAATGTCTATAAAAAAATGGTTGTTGAACCGGATGAATTCATGGCCCGGCCCCGTCCGGCTGACATTGAGCCGTGGAGTGGTGCTAAGCCTGATAGTCCGCAGGATTTTTTGAAATCAAAGGTGGTTCTTCCTTCTTTACCGCAGGTTTTGTTGGAGATTCAAAAGGTTATTAAAGATCCGGACAGTTCGGCTGATGATCTGGCTGAGGTGCTTAATAAAGACCCCAAACTGGTGGCCTCTATTTTGCGGCTGGCAAACAGTGCCATGTACAGCTTTCGCACTGAGGTGGATACAACTTCACGGGCGGTGGCCTTGCTGGGATTTAAGCAGGCCAGCTCCTTAGCTCTTGGAACTGTTTCGCTTAGCCTGTTTAAGCGGAGTGAGGGAGTTCAGGTTTTACAGGTTGAGAAATTCTGGAAACACGCTATTGCCTGCGGAGTTATTGCGCAGGAAATAGCAAAACTGGCCGGGATTCAGGATACTGAGCGGTTTTTTGTAGCCGGAATGCTCCACGATATAGGTCTTTATGTTATTTTTGAAAGCGACAAGAGCCTTGGGCTTGAACTGTACGAGTTAGCCCGTAAGAATGGAAACAGTCTTTACGATGCGGAGATGGAGCTGCTTGGTTTTGACCATGCTGCTCTCGGTGGAGTTATTATCAGGGATTGGAATTTTCCGAAATCTTTGGTGGTTGCGGCTGCGGCCCATCATAATCCGAATAAAGCCAAGAAAGATCCTGATGCCGGAATAATTCACGTGGCTGATTTTATCTCCAGAGCTTTGGGCTACCATCTTGGCTTGTCCACTGTGCTTGGTGTTTTGGATCAGGAAATTTATGAAAGTTTTGGGCTTAGCGGAGATATGTTTGTTGACATGGTCCCCGAAGTGCAAAAAATGATTGAAGAAATTTTTGAAATATTAAATCCTGCTTAA